In Spirosoma aureum, a single genomic region encodes these proteins:
- a CDS encoding alpha-amylase family protein — protein sequence MSILSNDLKADWQLNHPIYTEAYHSGRSSFIANLLPQFAMQFSVYQTLEMLHKRLGNETLRRALDPVETITSPVKGRPDGEWIKRSNMIGVNVRTIGSFWQVVNYVLTLPASHDSIHLLPIWEPGVVGSLYGMVSWQINPEFFDVDLARFVPALDTVEKQLKVVMNLLHAMGRTVGMDVIPHTDRFSEMVLACPSLFEWVQRDGDKINDHSSLVYKYVEEAIWQYLKYVGAADGTPITFAKDVFFSTELAILTDDQRSRILFGHFNDYGGRLQRRINLIRHLTAQGLETLPMTMAPPYRGIHIDPTDFIVDEYGQTWYQYAFDEPQLMSRVFGPLARYRFYESKDNNQNWELDFDRPNYPAWAYICQKVHECQQTYNFDFMRGDMAHVQMRPAGVPDMIGHYYDPLRAIKRYVRGNGAPHFAFFAETFLAPPDVMGYGDELDHLEAIEADSTLGDLQSLVVGSEEFNRQFSAYYDYLKTRRFAPNFTVISADKDDPRFDEFYQTGNLFRYFTALFLTDMPSYIGLGFELRNLHDERGTNEEYSKLYVFQIEDDRQPDKVTHGPYEWGQNVEQFKSILRIRTFAERIWPVIAGQETRWLVAPDAQNTDRDYIAWTHTGPTGYIFAASMTGSLPETIPELEEAASMELVFEEGGCRVWRLEEDA from the coding sequence ATGTCTATCTTGTCCAACGATCTAAAAGCCGATTGGCAATTGAATCACCCAATCTACACGGAGGCCTATCACTCTGGGCGTTCATCGTTTATTGCCAATCTGTTGCCGCAATTTGCCATGCAATTTTCGGTCTATCAGACGCTGGAAATGCTGCACAAACGTTTAGGGAACGAAACGCTTCGACGGGCGTTAGATCCGGTTGAAACCATTACCAGCCCTGTTAAAGGCCGGCCCGATGGCGAATGGATAAAGCGTAGTAATATGATCGGTGTCAACGTACGGACGATTGGCTCCTTTTGGCAGGTTGTCAATTACGTTCTCACGCTTCCGGCCAGTCATGACAGTATTCACCTGCTACCGATCTGGGAGCCGGGTGTGGTTGGGAGCTTATATGGTATGGTAAGCTGGCAAATCAATCCTGAGTTTTTTGATGTCGACCTGGCGCGCTTTGTTCCGGCGCTGGATACGGTCGAAAAACAACTAAAGGTGGTTATGAACCTGCTCCATGCTATGGGGCGCACCGTTGGGATGGATGTCATTCCACATACCGACCGCTTTTCGGAAATGGTGCTGGCCTGTCCGTCCTTGTTCGAGTGGGTTCAGCGCGACGGCGATAAAATTAATGATCATTCCAGTCTGGTTTATAAATATGTAGAAGAAGCGATCTGGCAATACCTGAAGTATGTCGGAGCCGCCGATGGAACGCCTATAACTTTCGCCAAAGATGTTTTCTTTTCTACCGAGCTGGCTATTCTGACCGACGATCAGCGATCACGAATTTTGTTTGGACATTTTAACGACTATGGCGGGCGTCTTCAGCGAAGAATTAATCTGATTCGTCACCTGACAGCGCAGGGCCTCGAAACACTTCCCATGACAATGGCCCCACCGTATCGGGGAATTCATATTGATCCAACAGATTTTATCGTCGACGAATACGGACAAACCTGGTATCAGTATGCCTTCGACGAACCGCAACTGATGTCGCGTGTATTTGGTCCATTGGCCCGGTATCGTTTCTATGAGTCGAAAGATAACAACCAGAACTGGGAGCTTGACTTCGACCGACCGAATTACCCGGCCTGGGCCTATATCTGCCAGAAAGTGCACGAGTGTCAGCAGACCTATAATTTCGACTTTATGCGGGGCGACATGGCGCATGTTCAGATGCGGCCAGCGGGTGTTCCGGACATGATCGGGCATTACTATGATCCTTTGCGGGCTATTAAACGCTATGTCCGGGGGAATGGGGCACCTCATTTCGCGTTCTTTGCCGAAACGTTTCTGGCTCCGCCCGATGTGATGGGTTATGGTGATGAATTAGACCATCTGGAGGCTATTGAAGCTGATTCGACACTCGGTGATTTGCAGTCCCTTGTTGTGGGCTCGGAGGAGTTTAATCGCCAGTTCTCGGCCTATTACGACTACTTGAAGACGCGCCGGTTTGCGCCTAATTTTACCGTTATTTCGGCCGATAAAGATGATCCGCGCTTCGATGAATTCTACCAGACCGGAAATCTGTTTCGCTATTTTACGGCGCTTTTTCTAACCGATATGCCCAGTTATATCGGCCTGGGATTTGAATTGCGTAATCTCCATGATGAGCGGGGAACGAACGAAGAATATTCAAAACTGTACGTTTTTCAGATCGAGGATGATCGTCAGCCCGATAAGGTGACCCACGGTCCGTATGAATGGGGCCAGAACGTAGAGCAATTCAAGAGTATTCTGCGTATCCGGACGTTTGCCGAACGTATCTGGCCAGTCATTGCCGGTCAGGAAACCCGCTGGCTGGTGGCTCCTGATGCACAGAACACCGATCGTGACTACATTGCCTGGACACACACAGGCCCGACTGGCTATATTTTTGCTGCCAGCATGACCGGCAGTTTGCCCGAAACGATACCAGAACTGGAGGAAGCGGCTTCGATGGAGCTAGTTTTTGAGGAGGGCGGATGCCGGGTTTGGCGACTGGAAGAAGACGCTTAG
- a CDS encoding NAD(P)/FAD-dependent oxidoreductase, whose amino-acid sequence MFKTDVVIIGGGLAGLVSALELAKAGHTVVLVERKSYPFHKVCGEYVSNEVKPYIQALGVDLGILGAATINHFQVSAPSGRSLYAPLDLGGFGISRYTLDHELYQLGKAAGVEFLLNQEVDNVLFNDNLFTISVSDRLSGSSQTLTSRLVIGAFGKRSKLDKTLDRSFMRQSSRSPYIGVKYHIKCDFPTDLIALHNFTDGYCGMSAIEDGKYCLCYLTTRSNLRLSGNIPDMERAILYKNPHLKTVFETADFLYDKPEVINEISFTSKQSVENHMLMVGDSAGLITPLCGNGMAMAIHGAKLASDLSTAFLSGQLNRSDLEQRYQHDWSKLFAQRLWVGRTVQQFFGNDWLTELAVRTLGAFKPALRGIMRQTHGAMI is encoded by the coding sequence ATGTTCAAAACAGACGTTGTCATTATTGGTGGCGGGTTGGCTGGCCTGGTCAGCGCCCTGGAACTGGCCAAAGCGGGCCATACCGTTGTGCTGGTGGAGCGTAAGTCCTATCCGTTTCATAAAGTCTGTGGCGAATATGTATCCAATGAAGTAAAACCCTACATCCAGGCTTTAGGCGTTGATTTGGGCATTCTTGGCGCTGCTACCATCAATCATTTTCAGGTATCGGCTCCTTCGGGTCGGTCGTTATATGCGCCCCTGGATCTGGGCGGATTTGGCATCAGTCGTTATACGCTTGACCATGAGTTGTACCAGTTAGGCAAAGCCGCCGGTGTTGAGTTCCTGCTCAATCAAGAGGTCGACAACGTACTATTCAATGACAACCTGTTTACGATTTCGGTAAGCGACCGACTCTCCGGATCCAGCCAGACCCTGACCAGTCGATTAGTAATTGGCGCCTTTGGAAAACGATCCAAACTCGACAAAACCCTCGATCGGTCTTTCATGCGGCAATCCAGCCGGTCTCCTTATATCGGAGTCAAGTACCACATCAAATGTGATTTCCCGACGGATCTGATAGCGCTGCATAATTTCACGGATGGCTACTGCGGTATGTCGGCTATCGAAGACGGAAAATATTGTCTCTGCTATCTGACAACCCGCTCTAATTTGCGTTTATCTGGTAATATTCCCGATATGGAGCGCGCTATTTTATACAAAAACCCGCATTTGAAGACTGTCTTTGAAACTGCCGATTTTTTGTATGATAAACCCGAAGTGATCAATGAAATTTCATTTACATCGAAGCAGTCTGTCGAAAATCATATGCTTATGGTGGGCGATTCGGCCGGTCTGATCACACCTCTGTGCGGCAATGGTATGGCCATGGCTATTCATGGGGCAAAGCTGGCCAGCGATCTCTCGACTGCTTTTTTGAGCGGTCAGCTAAACCGCTCCGATCTGGAACAACGCTACCAGCACGATTGGTCGAAATTGTTTGCTCAGCGCCTTTGGGTTGGGCGTACCGTACAACAATTCTTTGGTAATGACTGGTTAACGGAACTAGCCGTGCGAACGCTGGGTGCATTCAAACCGGCGCTTCGCGGTATTATGCGTCAGACCCACGGAGCCATGATTTGA
- a CDS encoding response regulator, with amino-acid sequence MSLNRHNLSVSSQNFKHASLLVVEDNDDHWHLIQLAMSRSLAEVKAIRAANADEAIAYLNNCFLNGYDLPKLILLDLYLPDREAGWGLLKQLKHSSSAFKQLPIVILSYSNNREDISESYFYGSTSYITKPSDIGEWQSYIETLRIYWWETVTLPNDRIIM; translated from the coding sequence ATGAGCCTGAATCGTCACAATTTGTCAGTAAGCAGCCAGAATTTTAAGCACGCCAGTCTGCTGGTTGTAGAAGACAATGACGACCATTGGCATTTGATACAGCTGGCAATGAGCCGGTCATTGGCAGAGGTTAAAGCAATTCGGGCAGCCAACGCCGATGAAGCGATAGCCTACCTGAATAATTGCTTTTTAAATGGCTATGATTTACCAAAACTGATCCTGCTTGATTTATATCTGCCCGATCGTGAAGCAGGCTGGGGTTTATTGAAACAGCTTAAGCACAGTTCATCGGCCTTTAAACAATTACCCATTGTCATTTTAAGCTACTCCAATAACCGGGAAGACATTTCCGAATCCTATTTCTACGGTAGTACATCCTACATTACCAAGCCTAGTGATATAGGCGAATGGCAATCCTATATTGAAACTCTCCGTATTTATTGGTGGGAAACCGTTACGCTGCCGAACGATCGCATCATCATGTAA
- a CDS encoding efflux RND transporter permease subunit, which produces MNKFIKGILSFSLKNKFFIFFLTALAVVAGIISYQNTPIEAFPDVTNTQITLITQWPGRSAEEIEKFVTIPIEIGLNSVQKRTDIRSTSLFGLSVVKVLFEDGVDDAFARQQVNNLLNGVELPEGIKPDVQPPYGPTGEIFRYTLQSPTRTARELKTLQDWVIERQLKSVPGVADVVSFGGEVKTYEISVDPRRLSDYNITPLQLYQAVANSNVNVGGDVIEKNSEAYVVRGIGLLKNQQDIQNVIIKNANGTPIMVRNVAQVSEAALPRLGQAGRDKQDDVVECIVVMRKGENPSEVIERVKDKINELNTSILPSDVQINTFYNRETLIHFATHTVTHNLIEGIVFVTVIVFLFMADWRTTVTVSIIIPLALLFAFICLRLKGMSANLLSMGAIDFGIIVDGAVVMVEGIFVTLDELAHERGMARFNKLAKLGVIRKTGTEMGKAIFFSKLIIITCLVPIFSFQKVEGKMFSPLAWTLGFALLGALIFTLTLVPVLASILLRKNVREKHNPFVNLVTKYSTKAFGFTFAHKKMSLLVTAIIVAIGLSGFTLLGTEFLPELNEGSIYVRATMPMSISLPESVKQTVQMRHIFEDFPEVKGVISQTGRPNDGTDPTGFYNIEFLVDIYPQDDWKSGLTKEQLIDKMQERLSVFPGVNFNFSQPIMDNVEEAVSGVKGSIAVKIYGPDQSILEEKGGQIEKQLATVHGIEDLGLIRTTGQPEMRIELDEQKLAVYGVNKADAEAVIEMAIGGKAATEIYEGERKFDLRIRYDRPFRSNEQQISQLMVPTESGSMIPIKEIAHVYTQTGPVLIFREASQRYGAVKFSVRGRDMGGAVAEAQQKVTANVKLPAGYTIKWAGDFENQQRATLRLEQVVPISLLGIFFILFVLFGNVKDAGLVLFNVPFAIIGGIAALLITHVNFSISAGIGFIALFGICIQNGVILISVFKKNLHNKMSLNDSIHLGVVSRIRPVVMTAMMAGIGLIPAAVSHGIGSETAKPLAIVVIGGLITATLLTLFVFPLIFYAFYRNKFAALSE; this is translated from the coding sequence ATGAATAAATTCATCAAAGGCATTCTGTCGTTCTCACTGAAGAACAAATTTTTCATATTTTTCCTGACGGCGCTGGCCGTTGTTGCAGGGATTATTAGCTACCAGAATACGCCCATCGAAGCCTTTCCGGATGTAACAAATACTCAGATTACGCTCATCACACAGTGGCCTGGCCGCTCGGCTGAAGAGATTGAGAAATTCGTTACGATCCCCATCGAAATTGGGTTGAACTCCGTTCAGAAACGTACAGACATCCGATCGACATCGCTTTTCGGCCTGTCGGTCGTTAAGGTACTTTTTGAAGATGGCGTCGATGACGCATTTGCCCGCCAGCAGGTGAATAACCTACTTAACGGCGTCGAACTTCCGGAAGGAATCAAACCCGACGTTCAGCCACCCTACGGCCCAACCGGCGAGATTTTCCGGTATACGTTGCAGTCACCTACACGCACGGCCCGCGAACTGAAAACCTTGCAGGACTGGGTCATTGAACGGCAGTTGAAGAGCGTACCGGGCGTAGCCGATGTGGTCAGTTTTGGGGGCGAGGTAAAAACGTACGAGATCTCGGTCGATCCGCGCCGGTTAAGCGACTACAACATTACACCCCTTCAATTATACCAGGCCGTAGCCAATTCCAACGTCAATGTTGGCGGTGATGTGATCGAAAAAAATTCGGAGGCTTATGTCGTTCGGGGAATTGGACTGTTAAAAAACCAGCAGGATATCCAGAACGTCATTATTAAAAATGCGAACGGAACACCGATCATGGTTCGCAACGTGGCCCAGGTTTCTGAAGCGGCTTTACCGCGACTTGGTCAGGCAGGGCGCGATAAACAGGACGATGTAGTTGAGTGTATTGTGGTAATGCGCAAGGGCGAAAACCCCAGCGAGGTCATTGAGCGGGTAAAAGATAAAATCAATGAACTCAATACCAGCATTTTGCCGTCCGATGTGCAGATCAACACATTTTATAACCGCGAAACGCTGATTCACTTTGCGACCCATACCGTAACGCATAATCTCATCGAAGGCATCGTGTTCGTAACGGTTATCGTGTTTCTGTTCATGGCCGACTGGCGAACTACGGTTACAGTGTCGATCATCATTCCTCTGGCGTTGCTGTTTGCCTTTATTTGTCTGCGTCTGAAGGGAATGTCTGCCAATCTGCTCTCCATGGGTGCTATCGATTTTGGTATTATTGTCGATGGTGCCGTAGTGATGGTAGAAGGTATTTTTGTGACACTCGATGAACTGGCTCACGAACGGGGCATGGCCAGGTTCAATAAACTGGCCAAACTGGGTGTTATTCGCAAGACAGGAACTGAAATGGGAAAAGCGATTTTCTTCTCCAAACTGATTATCATTACCTGCCTTGTCCCGATTTTTTCCTTCCAGAAAGTTGAAGGTAAAATGTTCTCGCCACTCGCCTGGACACTAGGTTTCGCGCTGCTTGGGGCGCTCATTTTCACACTGACACTGGTGCCGGTACTGGCGAGTATATTGCTCCGCAAAAACGTTCGCGAAAAACACAATCCATTCGTGAACCTCGTGACCAAATACTCGACAAAAGCATTTGGATTCACCTTCGCCCACAAGAAAATGAGCCTGCTTGTCACGGCCATTATCGTTGCCATCGGCTTATCTGGTTTTACGCTGCTTGGCACGGAGTTTCTGCCCGAACTCAACGAGGGCTCTATTTACGTCCGGGCTACGATGCCCATGAGCATCTCGCTGCCCGAATCAGTGAAACAAACGGTTCAGATGCGCCATATTTTTGAAGACTTTCCTGAAGTAAAAGGCGTCATTTCACAAACGGGCCGTCCCAACGATGGTACAGATCCGACAGGTTTCTACAACATTGAATTTCTGGTGGATATCTATCCACAGGATGACTGGAAAAGCGGTCTGACGAAAGAACAGCTCATCGACAAAATGCAGGAACGACTGAGTGTCTTTCCTGGTGTGAACTTCAATTTCTCGCAGCCCATCATGGATAACGTTGAAGAAGCGGTATCGGGGGTAAAAGGGTCGATTGCCGTTAAAATTTACGGGCCCGACCAGAGCATTCTGGAAGAGAAAGGGGGCCAAATTGAAAAGCAACTGGCCACCGTGCATGGTATTGAAGACCTTGGCTTGATCCGTACGACGGGTCAGCCTGAGATGCGGATCGAACTCGACGAGCAGAAGCTGGCTGTTTATGGCGTTAACAAAGCGGATGCTGAAGCCGTAATCGAAATGGCCATTGGTGGGAAAGCTGCCACCGAGATATACGAAGGGGAACGGAAATTTGACCTTCGTATCCGATACGACCGCCCGTTCCGGTCAAACGAGCAGCAGATCAGTCAGCTTATGGTGCCAACAGAGAGTGGCTCGATGATCCCGATTAAAGAAATTGCCCATGTATATACCCAAACCGGGCCAGTCCTGATCTTCCGTGAAGCCAGTCAACGATACGGTGCCGTGAAGTTTTCGGTTCGGGGTCGCGACATGGGCGGTGCCGTTGCCGAAGCCCAGCAAAAAGTTACGGCAAACGTGAAATTGCCAGCGGGTTACACCATCAAATGGGCGGGCGATTTTGAGAACCAGCAACGGGCAACCCTCCGCCTGGAACAGGTCGTACCGATCAGCCTGCTGGGTATTTTCTTTATTTTGTTTGTGCTGTTTGGCAACGTGAAAGATGCCGGTCTGGTGCTGTTCAACGTACCCTTCGCGATTATTGGCGGCATTGCAGCTCTACTAATCACGCACGTTAACTTCAGCATCTCGGCCGGTATCGGCTTCATTGCACTGTTCGGTATTTGTATTCAGAATGGCGTTATTCTGATATCGGTTTTCAAGAAAAACCTGCATAACAAAATGTCGCTCAACGATTCGATTCACCTGGGTGTAGTTTCACGCATTCGCCCGGTGGTCATGACGGCCATGATGGCCGGTATTGGTCTGATTCCGGCGGCTGTTTCGCACGGTATCGGCTCCGAAACGGCCAAACCGCTTGCGATCGTCGTAATCGGCGGTTTGATCACAGCCACACTCCTGACGTTGTTCGTGTTTCCGTTAATTTTTTATGCCTTCTATCGGAATAAGTTTGCAGCGCTCTCT
- a CDS encoding response regulator codes for MLGGTLLPISRRRWLEVANDLHASNTTHDETDLTEALGDEPVEKNDKSRFGRAKQGIELPERFVYAFMQDERKRQLLAEIINEKCPHYAIQFFESSTSLIGQLPQTVPERLPALVFLEVRTVGWALLNTLEFIKTDNRFRHIPTVVFLREQSGNDVEVCYAAGANSVVCETNYVAFAEATERICRYWLTFAALPVDKVMSSK; via the coding sequence ATGCTGGGGGGGACTCTATTGCCGATTAGTCGACGTCGATGGCTGGAGGTAGCCAATGATCTGCACGCTTCCAATACGACTCACGATGAAACGGATTTAACGGAAGCCTTAGGGGATGAACCCGTTGAAAAGAACGATAAGAGTCGGTTTGGGCGAGCAAAACAGGGCATTGAGTTGCCTGAGCGATTCGTGTATGCGTTTATGCAGGATGAGCGAAAACGCCAGTTGCTGGCAGAAATTATCAACGAAAAGTGCCCCCATTATGCCATTCAGTTTTTCGAATCCAGTACTTCGCTAATTGGGCAATTGCCCCAGACTGTACCCGAGCGCTTACCTGCTCTGGTATTTCTGGAAGTTCGGACGGTTGGCTGGGCCTTATTGAATACGCTTGAATTTATTAAGACGGATAACCGCTTCCGGCACATTCCTACCGTTGTGTTTCTGCGGGAGCAGTCGGGCAATGACGTTGAAGTCTGTTACGCTGCCGGAGCCAATTCGGTTGTCTGTGAGACCAATTATGTTGCTTTTGCTGAAGCTACTGAGCGTATTTGCCGGTACTGGCTAACCTTTGCTGCGTTACCCGTTGATAAAGTAATGAGCAGTAAGTGA
- a CDS encoding sensor histidine kinase, with protein MTNEPLSAASLQPDLATYLFARREAILNGWRTRCEQDTTILATSGLSREEFNDMVPTMLNILGQRLVGQPAELDPMQVANEHGLHRWHKGYTLRELLKEIGHLFRIVSDELKTYAELYPATNVNVLTRAYGEIIGINEETLEGSAARYDDLERTAAASRADALQGALNQLNELARQRSDLLRTSSHDLRSSVGIAQGAVFMLDLDNQSPEERNQLMAMLNRNLTNLETMLQSLMSLARLEAGQETPEISEFDVAALLHELVQGAQPLAIQQGLPLLADGPEQLVVKSDPGKVRRIVQNLLLNALMYTEKGVVSISWVEENDHQWTVGIQDTGPGLPDSSLSSIVGTLKPTQDSASVFDSRVKPELPVSESPGPPRQPNAIKSKGEGVGLHIVKRLCELLEANLDIETSSDKGTLVRVRFPRRFKSE; from the coding sequence ATGACAAATGAGCCTTTATCAGCGGCTTCGTTGCAACCAGACTTAGCTACCTACTTATTTGCCCGGCGTGAGGCAATACTCAACGGATGGCGAACCCGCTGCGAACAGGATACAACCATACTGGCTACGTCTGGACTCTCCCGCGAAGAGTTTAATGATATGGTGCCGACCATGCTTAATATCCTGGGACAGCGACTGGTTGGACAACCGGCAGAACTGGACCCTATGCAAGTCGCTAACGAGCATGGGTTACATCGCTGGCATAAAGGATACACGTTACGGGAATTACTGAAAGAAATCGGACATCTGTTTCGGATTGTTTCGGATGAACTAAAAACGTATGCTGAACTTTATCCGGCCACGAATGTAAACGTGCTTACGCGGGCATATGGTGAAATTATCGGTATCAATGAAGAGACGCTCGAAGGAAGTGCTGCCCGCTACGATGATCTGGAAAGAACGGCTGCAGCTAGCCGCGCCGATGCACTCCAGGGAGCTCTTAATCAACTGAATGAACTCGCTCGTCAGCGATCGGACCTCTTACGAACATCCAGCCATGATCTTCGCAGTAGCGTAGGCATTGCGCAAGGTGCTGTCTTTATGCTCGATCTGGATAATCAAAGTCCCGAAGAGCGTAACCAGTTGATGGCGATGCTCAACCGAAACCTGACCAATCTGGAAACCATGCTGCAAAGCCTGATGAGTCTGGCTCGATTAGAAGCAGGGCAGGAGACCCCGGAAATCAGTGAGTTCGATGTAGCAGCTCTGTTGCACGAATTAGTGCAGGGTGCTCAGCCTTTGGCCATTCAGCAGGGTTTACCACTGCTGGCCGATGGCCCGGAACAGCTTGTGGTAAAAAGCGATCCGGGTAAGGTTCGACGCATTGTTCAAAATCTGTTATTAAATGCGCTCATGTACACCGAAAAGGGTGTTGTCTCTATTTCCTGGGTAGAAGAAAATGATCACCAATGGACAGTTGGCATTCAGGATACAGGGCCCGGACTGCCCGATAGTTCACTAAGTTCGATAGTCGGTACGCTGAAGCCTACTCAGGATAGCGCATCAGTGTTTGATAGTCGGGTTAAGCCAGAGCTTCCCGTGAGCGAGTCGCCAGGCCCTCCACGCCAACCGAACGCCATCAAATCGAAAGGAGAAGGTGTGGGATTGCATATTGTGAAACGCCTGTGTGAGTTGCTGGAGGCTAATCTTGATATCGAAACCAGTTCTGACAAAGGCACCCTGGTTCGGGTTCGTTTTCCCAGGCGATTTAAAAGTGAGTAA